Proteins from a single region of Candidatus Fermentibacter sp.:
- a CDS encoding methyltransferase domain-containing protein, whose amino-acid sequence MGTPALPGHDDVRAYYDEFLRYRMTSYRIDGNPRIEAAISRILPLLRDTDRVLDVGCGIGIVSERLARRVTAGKVLGIDISPMNIWYAERTTRAGNLSFASHEAVNELDAASRELGGPADVVVLVDSIEHIPEADRPGFLRGLRGVSSDSALLVITYPSPQYQRYLRENNPGELQVIDNSIELPTLVEEAASAGYLLRHYSLEYIWRPGDYCHVILQAGGSDCSRPLSPKRKSMLVRAVRKAESVLLSRIIRRYRQWRYVDRVFRRIRDHRSGEGSIAEAS is encoded by the coding sequence GTGGGAACACCTGCACTGCCAGGTCATGACGATGTCCGCGCCTACTACGACGAGTTCCTCAGGTATCGGATGACGAGCTACCGGATAGACGGGAATCCGAGGATCGAGGCTGCCATTTCACGGATCCTCCCTCTGCTGCGGGATACCGATCGCGTACTGGACGTAGGCTGCGGGATCGGCATCGTTTCCGAACGCCTGGCCCGCCGTGTCACTGCCGGGAAGGTGCTGGGAATCGACATCAGCCCCATGAACATCTGGTATGCAGAGCGGACGACCCGTGCCGGCAACCTTTCCTTCGCATCACACGAAGCCGTGAACGAACTGGACGCTGCGAGCAGGGAGCTCGGCGGTCCCGCCGACGTCGTGGTGCTCGTGGATTCGATCGAGCACATCCCCGAGGCCGACCGCCCAGGGTTCCTCCGCGGGCTTCGCGGGGTCAGCTCGGATTCCGCGCTTCTCGTCATCACATACCCTTCTCCACAGTATCAGCGGTACCTGCGCGAGAACAACCCGGGCGAACTCCAGGTGATCGACAATTCGATCGAGCTGCCCACACTCGTCGAGGAGGCCGCGTCGGCCGGATACCTGCTCCGCCACTATTCGCTGGAGTACATCTGGCGCCCGGGCGATTACTGCCACGTCATCCTGCAGGCGGGAGGCTCCGACTGCAGCCGCCCCCTGTCTCCGAAACGGAAGAGCATGCTCGTGAGGGCTGTCAGGAAGGCGGAGAGCGTACTGCTCTCCCGCATCATCAGGAGGTACCGGCAGTGGAGGTACGTTGACAGGGTCTTCCGACGGATCCGCGATCACCGTTCCGGAGAGGGGAGTATTGCGGAGGCATCATGA